The following are from one region of the Paenibacillus sp. KS-LC4 genome:
- a CDS encoding TrkA family potassium uptake protein, which translates to MPKKQYAVIGIGRFGLSVASSLTDMGFEVLAIDTSEDRVQDAVNHVTHAVVADSTDEEALRALGIRNFDVVVVAIGQDIQSSILTTLILKDMGVGLIIVKAQNELHGKVLSRIGADKVVYPERDMGLRVAHHLISPNILDYIEISEDYSIIEIKAPEAMIGKSLKQLEIRAKFKCNVMAIKTGSSMNIAPYADDLIRDIDILVIVGKNSDLSNLEIAYSEG; encoded by the coding sequence TTGCCGAAAAAACAATACGCCGTTATCGGCATCGGCCGATTTGGTCTTAGCGTTGCTTCATCGCTCACGGACATGGGCTTTGAGGTGCTGGCGATTGATACGAGTGAGGACCGAGTACAGGATGCGGTTAACCATGTCACGCATGCCGTTGTTGCGGATTCAACCGATGAGGAAGCGCTGCGGGCGCTGGGCATTCGCAATTTTGACGTTGTAGTCGTGGCGATTGGCCAGGATATTCAGTCGAGTATTTTGACGACGCTGATTTTGAAGGATATGGGCGTCGGCCTCATTATCGTCAAGGCGCAAAATGAGCTGCACGGCAAGGTGCTCAGCCGAATCGGCGCCGACAAGGTTGTATATCCCGAGCGGGATATGGGGCTGCGCGTCGCGCATCATTTGATCTCGCCTAATATTTTGGACTACATCGAAATTTCCGAGGACTACAGCATCATTGAAATTAAAGCGCCTGAGGCGATGATTGGCAAAAGCTTAAAGCAGCTCGAAATTCGTGCGAAGTTCAAATGCAACGTCATGGCAATCAAGACGGGTTCGAGCATGAATATTGCGCCTTATGCGGATGATCTCATTCGCGATATCGACATTTTAGTTATTGTAGGAAAAAATTCAGACTTATCCAATTTGGAAATTGCTTATTCGGAAGGTTGA